A window of the Candidatus Omnitrophota bacterium genome harbors these coding sequences:
- a CDS encoding ElyC/SanA/YdcF family protein, which yields MLKNKNIICISSIDWDFVWQGHQEIMSRLARNGNRILFVENTGVRSPGIRDFSRIRSRIKSWFKGISGIRQEKENLFICSPILLPFPYLRLARWINSKLFLSKLRRWIKLMNFEKPIIWVFLPTPLTLDIIENINSELVVYYCIDNFRVSSPAASKIKNSEIKLIKKADLVFVTSRELFNYCSQFNPKVYFFPFGVNYEYFESVRDKRNINFEALKNIPRPVIGYIGGIHKWIDFKLIREVAERMPGCSFVLVGPIQADISNLNGIKNIYLLGKKEHSEIPFFIKEFDVCIIPYLITDYTKNVYPTKLNEYLAFGKPVISTVLPEVLAYNEENGSVVDVAVSAEEFIKSIQDYMKPQEEKAKAASIRKRIDCSQRNGWAQRIENMSVLINDLVIKKELLHPVWSEELLLTLKRTRKRLFKFFLAGVFLFYLLFYTPLVWFLAEPLKISQSPEKSDCIVVFAGGVGESGRALQGYEERVEHAVKLYKSGFAPYIIFSSGYQFYFKEPDIMKALAVSLGVPAENIIIEEKANNTYKNVLYCKKILNQKGWHKILLVSAPYHMKRVSLVVNKIAPDLKVIFVPMPNSGFYRHNDFSIMHPNERQLSVIQFKSFIHEYVAIIVYKLRGLI from the coding sequence ATGCTGAAGAATAAAAACATAATTTGTATTTCGTCTATAGATTGGGATTTCGTTTGGCAGGGTCATCAGGAGATTATGTCCCGGCTTGCGAGAAATGGTAACAGGATACTTTTTGTAGAGAATACTGGTGTTCGTTCTCCCGGAATCCGTGATTTTTCCCGTATTAGGAGCAGAATAAAAAGTTGGTTTAAAGGTATTAGTGGGATACGGCAAGAAAAAGAAAACCTTTTTATTTGTTCTCCGATTCTTTTACCTTTTCCGTATTTAAGGTTAGCGCGTTGGATTAATTCCAAACTTTTTCTTTCTAAGCTGAGAAGATGGATAAAACTGATGAATTTTGAAAAACCGATTATCTGGGTTTTTCTTCCTACTCCTTTAACCTTGGATATTATAGAGAATATTAATTCTGAATTAGTTGTATATTATTGCATTGATAATTTTCGCGTTAGTTCTCCTGCCGCGTCAAAAATTAAAAATTCAGAAATTAAACTTATCAAAAAAGCTGACCTTGTTTTTGTTACTTCTCGGGAATTATTTAATTATTGTTCACAGTTTAATCCGAAAGTATACTTTTTCCCTTTTGGAGTTAATTATGAGTATTTTGAAAGTGTTAGAGATAAAAGAAATATTAATTTTGAAGCATTGAAGAATATACCAAGGCCTGTGATTGGCTATATTGGAGGCATACATAAATGGATTGATTTTAAACTTATCAGAGAAGTGGCTGAGAGAATGCCTGGTTGCTCTTTTGTTCTTGTTGGTCCGATTCAGGCCGATATATCAAATCTAAATGGGATTAAAAATATCTATTTACTTGGGAAAAAGGAACACTCAGAAATACCGTTTTTTATTAAGGAATTTGATGTTTGTATTATTCCTTATTTGATAACCGATTATACAAAGAACGTTTATCCTACCAAACTGAATGAATATTTAGCTTTTGGGAAACCGGTTATTTCTACTGTTTTACCCGAAGTGTTGGCTTATAATGAAGAAAATGGATCTGTTGTAGATGTAGCAGTAAGCGCGGAAGAATTTATTAAGTCAATACAGGATTATATGAAACCCCAAGAAGAAAAAGCCAAAGCTGCGAGTATCCGGAAACGCATAGATTGTTCGCAAAGAAATGGATGGGCGCAAAGGATTGAAAATATGAGTGTGCTTATCAACGACTTAGTAATAAAGAAAGAACTCTTGCATCCTGTTTGGAGCGAAGAGCTGTTATTAACCCTGAAGCGCACCCGGAAAAGGTTATTCAAATTTTTCTTGGCAGGGGTTTTTCTTTTTTATCTTCTATTTTACACTCCTCTTGTATGGTTTCTTGCTGAGCCTTTAAAGATTTCACAATCTCCTGAGAAATCTGATTGTATTGTAGTTTTTGCTGGTGGAGTGGGAGAGTCGGGAAGGGCTTTGCAGGGGTATGAAGAAAGAGTTGAGCATGCTGTAAAATTATATAAAAGTGGTTTTGCTCCTTATATTATTTTTTCTTCCGGTTATCAATTCTATTTTAAAGAACCAGATATCATGAAAGCACTTGCTGTTTCACTTGGGGTCCCTGCAGAAAATATTATTATTGAGGAAAAAGCAAATAATACGTATAAAAATGTGCTATACTGTAAGAAAATATTGAATCAAAAAGGTTGGCATAAGATTTTACTCGTAAGTGCCCCATACCATATGAAACGAGTTTCGCTTGTTGTGAATAAGATTGCTCCTGATCTTAAGGTAATATTTGTTCCTATGCCTAATAGTGGTTTTTATAGGCATAACGATTTTTCAATTATGCATCCTAACGAAAGACAGCTTAGCGTTATACAATTTAAATCTTTTATACATGAATATGTGGCGATAATTGTTTATAAATTGAGAGGATTGATTTAG
- a CDS encoding glycosyltransferase, with protein MRTLKFVKYFSSFGWESIVLTVKKPIVQYYDTTLLKEIPFAVRVIRTLSLEFDWNKVIFGRKHYKDNPLLCSKKIIKPSFIGKIVKRLKWWFSFPDSRTGWIPFCIFSGYKLIKKEKIDVIYVSAEPFSAFISGVLLKKLTGKPLVLDFRDEWVGFSKYYFPEKPMLLLKIEKILEAWFIKNADKVISVTDSIIAQFRERYPKEDKDKFSCVTNGFDPSDFNVKVENKENTYNNLFTIVYAGSLYGARNPMSFLEAINRCIAIKPDFLRKIKIKFIGEMPPDIFDIINRLPSMNSIIEMTGFVCHEAALQQMAKSEALLYIEDESLVSSRILPAKIFEYMALRVPIIALAGKGEVKKVIEETGTGVVFSHQDIDSISDYLFSCLDYFEKKQPHLVVKINDSIDRFSRIKTALQLTQIFSQLSNHDK; from the coding sequence ATGCGGACCTTAAAATTTGTAAAATATTTTTCATCGTTTGGCTGGGAGAGTATTGTTCTAACGGTAAAAAAGCCGATCGTGCAATATTACGATACTACTCTTTTAAAGGAAATACCTTTTGCTGTAAGGGTGATTAGGACTTTATCTCTAGAGTTTGATTGGAACAAAGTTATTTTTGGTAGAAAACATTATAAAGATAATCCGCTCCTTTGTTCTAAAAAAATAATAAAACCATCCTTTATTGGAAAGATTGTTAAAAGATTAAAATGGTGGTTTTCTTTTCCGGATTCGCGGACGGGTTGGATTCCGTTTTGTATTTTTAGCGGATATAAGCTTATAAAAAAAGAAAAAATCGACGTTATTTACGTAAGCGCAGAACCATTTTCAGCGTTTATTTCAGGTGTTTTGTTGAAGAAGCTTACCGGTAAGCCGTTGGTGCTTGATTTTAGAGATGAATGGGTTGGTTTTTCCAAGTATTATTTTCCGGAAAAACCAATGTTACTTCTTAAGATTGAGAAAATTCTTGAAGCATGGTTTATAAAGAATGCTGATAAAGTGATATCAGTGACTGATTCAATCATCGCCCAATTTAGGGAACGTTACCCGAAAGAAGATAAAGATAAATTTAGTTGTGTTACGAACGGTTTTGACCCTTCGGACTTTAACGTAAAAGTTGAGAATAAAGAAAATACATATAATAATTTATTTACAATTGTTTATGCGGGTTCTCTTTATGGAGCTCGCAATCCAATGAGTTTCTTAGAAGCAATTAATCGTTGCATAGCGATAAAACCGGATTTCTTGAGAAAAATTAAAATTAAATTTATCGGTGAAATGCCGCCTGATATATTCGATATAATTAATCGTTTACCCTCCATGAATAGCATTATTGAAATGACAGGTTTTGTTTGTCATGAGGCAGCATTACAGCAAATGGCCAAAAGCGAAGCCTTGCTTTACATAGAAGATGAATCTTTAGTATCTTCTCGAATACTTCCCGCAAAGATCTTTGAATATATGGCTCTACGGGTACCTATTATTGCTCTTGCTGGCAAAGGAGAAGTTAAAAAGGTTATTGAGGAAACCGGGACAGGGGTTGTTTTCTCACATCAAGATATCGATTCTATTTCAGATTATCTTTTTTCTTGCTTAGATTATTTTGAAAAGAAACAGCCGCACCTTGTAGTAAAAATTAATGATTCGATTGATCGATTTTCGAGAATAAAAACAGCCTTGCAATTAACGCAAATTTTTTCTCAACTGTCCAATCATGATAAATAA
- a CDS encoding glycosyltransferase, with protein MKKQKICSYFDSLADHYDRVTGRFSYYHNFLRDFYCSIIPAQKTVLEIGCATGILLDAIKPRRGVGLDISGCMVRKAKQKYPHLEFYQNDLKEFNSKERFEYIVLSNILDYVDDLILFFTNLKQHLRYDTKIVITSVNPIWQPVIKLLEICRLKVRDPHRHFVTNLDVINILTLLDYDVVEKGYRLILPLSIPIVSNFINKIFSRVPVINNLCLMQYVVAKSKVALPELSCSIVVPCFNEEENIAACIEAIPELGVRTEIVVIDDGSTDKTAEIVKRMQSTIKNLKLVSYPHNRGKGGALKEGFNYCSCDVIIILDADMSVGPEELKHFFVPIQEGKAEFINGTRMVYQMENKAMNFIRFFGNKFFGIIVSLIIGQRNTDTLCGTKSFLRSYLPNIKMGRCKWGDYDLLFGAAKNKMKIMEMPIHYQTRKAGKSKMKLLKDGIHFLKVCYWGINEVL; from the coding sequence ATGAAAAAACAAAAAATATGTAGTTATTTTGATTCTTTAGCCGATCATTACGATAGGGTTACAGGAAGGTTTTCTTATTACCATAACTTTTTACGAGATTTTTATTGTTCAATCATTCCTGCTCAAAAAACGGTTTTAGAAATAGGATGTGCTACAGGTATTTTACTCGATGCGATCAAACCAAGAAGAGGTGTTGGTCTTGACATAAGTGGTTGTATGGTTCGAAAGGCAAAACAAAAATATCCGCACCTTGAATTTTATCAAAACGATCTTAAAGAATTCAACAGTAAAGAACGGTTTGAATATATAGTTCTTTCAAACATTTTGGATTATGTTGATGATTTAATATTATTTTTTACTAATCTTAAGCAGCATCTTCGATATGATACAAAGATTGTTATTACCTCTGTAAATCCTATTTGGCAGCCAGTTATAAAGTTGTTAGAAATATGCAGATTAAAAGTTCGTGATCCACACAGGCATTTTGTAACCAATCTTGATGTTATTAATATTCTTACTTTACTTGATTATGATGTAGTTGAAAAAGGGTATCGGCTTATTTTGCCTTTATCAATACCTATAGTAAGTAATTTTATTAATAAAATATTCTCGCGTGTTCCCGTTATCAATAATTTATGTCTTATGCAATATGTAGTTGCTAAATCAAAAGTTGCGTTACCAGAACTTTCTTGTTCTATTGTAGTTCCCTGTTTTAATGAAGAAGAGAATATTGCAGCTTGTATTGAGGCTATTCCTGAGCTTGGAGTTCGGACAGAAATAGTTGTTATTGATGATGGATCCACTGATAAAACAGCGGAAATTGTGAAAAGAATGCAATCAACCATAAAAAATTTGAAGTTAGTCTCATATCCGCATAATAGAGGCAAAGGCGGGGCTCTCAAGGAAGGTTTTAATTATTGTAGTTGCGATGTTATAATAATTCTCGATGCCGATATGTCGGTTGGGCCTGAAGAGTTAAAACATTTTTTTGTTCCTATTCAAGAAGGTAAAGCGGAGTTTATTAATGGGACTCGGATGGTGTATCAAATGGAAAATAAAGCAATGAATTTTATCCGATTTTTCGGAAACAAATTTTTTGGTATAATTGTAAGTCTTATAATCGGCCAAAGGAATACAGATACGCTTTGTGGTACAAAATCATTTTTACGTAGTTACCTGCCGAATATTAAAATGGGCAGATGTAAATGGGGAGATTATGACCTTTTGTTTGGAGCTGCAAAGAATAAAATGAAAATAATGGAAATGCCTATACATTACCAGACTAGAAAAGCGGGAAAATCAAAGATGAAACTTTTAAAGGACGGCATCCATTTTCTTAAGGTATGTTATTGGGGGATAAATGAAGTTTTGTAA
- a CDS encoding class I SAM-dependent methyltransferase has translation MLENEINRKRNEIAHFEALHASKKATWWGNTTIAGKERKKRRLEIIYDFIQPVKGMRILEIGCGDGIDSWFWGKTEANFVSMDICYDLVVSAKRNNNGKNILFLVNDAECFAFPDESFDAVVGNSVLHHLQVIPALREIKRVLKKNGKIAFCEPNMFNPHVYLERKFPFIGKRFGISPSETAFVRKILKKQMEDCGFSSVNIEPFDFLHPATPKALIKTVKVMGEFLEKKSFMREIAGSLSIKAFA, from the coding sequence ATGTTAGAAAACGAAATTAATAGGAAACGGAATGAAATAGCTCATTTTGAAGCTTTACATGCTTCTAAAAAAGCTACCTGGTGGGGGAATACTACTATTGCTGGAAAAGAGAGGAAGAAAAGAAGGTTAGAAATTATTTATGATTTTATTCAGCCGGTCAAAGGAATGCGAATACTTGAAATAGGGTGTGGTGATGGAATAGATTCCTGGTTTTGGGGTAAAACAGAAGCAAATTTTGTTTCAATGGATATTTGCTATGATTTAGTTGTTTCTGCAAAAAGAAATAACAATGGAAAGAATATTTTATTTCTTGTAAATGATGCAGAATGTTTTGCTTTTCCTGATGAATCCTTTGATGCAGTTGTAGGTAATTCTGTGCTTCATCATCTGCAAGTTATTCCCGCTTTAAGAGAAATTAAGAGAGTACTTAAGAAAAATGGGAAAATTGCGTTTTGTGAACCTAACATGTTTAACCCGCATGTATACTTGGAAAGAAAATTTCCTTTTATTGGGAAACGGTTTGGTATTTCTCCGAGTGAAACGGCATTTGTGCGCAAAATATTGAAGAAGCAGATGGAGGATTGTGGTTTTAGCTCTGTAAATATTGAACCTTTTGATTTCTTGCATCCTGCTACTCCAAAAGCATTAATAAAAACAGTTAAAGTAATGGGAGAATTCTTAGAAAAAAAATCATTTATGAGAGAAATCGCTGGGTCTTTAAGTATAAAAGCGTTTGCTTAG
- a CDS encoding glycosyltransferase family 39 protein: MNGQILRLAVIVVVAIIVRIVCFLYYQAHSGIEPFEYEIIAENLIQGKGFIIGVHGAIQRAAIAPVYPALCAIIYLLLGHHHSLVIFLQIAFNAGICIVIFSIARRIFDLKCAYFSAILVALHPGMIIYSATKLHSLSFYSFLICGSILLLVISLKRNKLSHKIILGILSGICVLERATFLPFFVLAWVWLLYYSIDKKEAKNTIIISIISVILIVSPWVIRNTIIFKRFVFIQTNQWWGFWAGNNPKSSGTLYMPSGKTAIEESPEEFHKKLFSLDEIGQMELFKTTALTFVRKHPVKFGILTAKKFYYFWWFSPQAGFLYPSAYLAWYKIYYSVVLLFSIIGLIVAFYIKIARPLINLILLLFISNSILHSFYYLEGRHRWSMEPLLFIFFSFGFFKTSVYIRKLIYNVRKRN, encoded by the coding sequence ATGAATGGTCAAATTCTAAGATTGGCTGTGATAGTTGTTGTTGCTATAATTGTACGTATTGTTTGTTTTTTATATTATCAAGCACATTCTGGTATAGAGCCGTTTGAATATGAAATAATTGCTGAGAACTTAATTCAAGGAAAAGGTTTTATAATAGGAGTCCATGGTGCAATTCAAAGGGCTGCTATTGCTCCAGTGTATCCGGCCTTATGCGCAATTATCTATTTGCTTTTGGGGCATCATCATTCACTGGTTATATTTCTTCAAATAGCTTTTAATGCTGGTATCTGTATTGTAATTTTTTCTATCGCAAGAAGAATATTTGATTTAAAATGTGCTTATTTTTCAGCAATACTTGTGGCTTTGCATCCAGGAATGATTATCTATTCTGCTACTAAATTACATTCACTCTCTTTTTACTCATTTCTTATTTGTGGTTCGATTCTTTTGTTAGTTATCTCTCTTAAGAGAAATAAGCTGAGTCATAAAATTATTTTAGGTATTCTTTCCGGTATTTGCGTGCTCGAGCGGGCAACTTTTTTGCCATTTTTTGTTTTGGCTTGGGTTTGGCTTTTATACTATTCTATTGATAAAAAAGAAGCTAAGAATACGATCATCATTAGTATAATTTCAGTGATACTTATAGTTTCTCCATGGGTTATCCGTAATACTATAATTTTTAAGCGTTTTGTTTTTATCCAAACAAACCAGTGGTGGGGATTTTGGGCTGGGAATAACCCAAAAAGTTCAGGAACGCTCTATATGCCTTCGGGAAAAACAGCTATTGAAGAAAGTCCAGAAGAATTTCATAAAAAGCTATTTTCTCTTGACGAAATAGGCCAGATGGAGCTTTTCAAGACAACAGCCCTTACTTTTGTCAGAAAACATCCTGTTAAGTTTGGTATTCTTACAGCAAAAAAGTTTTATTATTTTTGGTGGTTTTCTCCTCAAGCTGGGTTTTTGTATCCGTCAGCTTATCTTGCCTGGTATAAAATTTATTATTCTGTAGTTTTATTATTTTCGATTATTGGATTGATTGTGGCGTTTTATATTAAGATCGCACGGCCTTTAATAAATTTAATATTGTTACTTTTTATTTCAAATTCAATTTTACATAGTTTTTATTATCTAGAGGGAAGGCACCGTTGGAGTATGGAACCCCTATTGTTTATATTCTTTTCGTTTGGCTTCTTTAAAACTTCAGTATACATAAGGAAATTAATATACAATGTTAGAAAACGAAATTAA
- a CDS encoding radical SAM protein, producing MKILLIRPPIAFADRNAITKREIFLPPVGLSYIASFLKQNNFDSVKVVDLSSETLEYTRKFFVNTQADFVGISSLTGQHLEAFTIARLAKEFIKTNPVVVFGGPHVSAEGLDVQIMENIPYIDFIVRGEGEITVLELIKALRDRNSFEDIDGITMRRKDKSIFRTKDRAPISNLDILPFPDYSEYDFSVKNNSFDGHHFIKSKAGNDQAFRYAPIISSRGCPYDCQFCSQFWGKNVRMRSPENIFAEMTNFYNERKITHFTFLDDCFNVSIPRIRKLCQYIINGNMPFTWTAVGRANFITEELLCDMKKAGCVGIDFGVESGDPGILNTINKKISIQTIEQAFALTRKYGLRSKALLMVGNPGETKTSINNTIKLLKHALPDTIDVAPIKIFPNSHLHRLALKQGLIAQDYWLTHSSSPYYTAEYTADQLRYLRLKVILGYYLAKKNISMAIKLSLLILGVSFIISTGKSIDSIRDVLLKIPCIGFILRKFKTV from the coding sequence ATGAAAATTTTATTAATAAGGCCGCCAATTGCTTTTGCGGATAGAAATGCGATAACAAAAAGAGAGATTTTCTTACCTCCGGTTGGGTTATCTTATATTGCATCTTTTCTTAAACAGAACAACTTTGATTCTGTTAAGGTGGTTGATCTGTCTTCGGAAACACTAGAATATACTAGGAAGTTCTTTGTAAATACCCAAGCTGATTTTGTAGGCATAAGTTCGTTGACTGGCCAGCATTTGGAAGCTTTTACCATTGCTCGGTTAGCGAAGGAATTTATAAAAACAAATCCTGTCGTTGTGTTTGGCGGGCCACACGTCAGTGCCGAAGGTTTGGATGTTCAAATTATGGAGAATATTCCCTATATTGATTTTATCGTAAGAGGAGAAGGGGAAATCACAGTTCTTGAGCTTATTAAGGCTCTTAGGGATAGGAATTCTTTTGAGGATATAGACGGTATAACAATGCGCAGGAAAGATAAGAGTATTTTCCGTACTAAAGATCGCGCTCCAATTTCTAACCTTGATATTTTGCCGTTTCCTGATTACTCCGAATATGATTTTAGTGTAAAGAATAATTCTTTTGATGGGCATCATTTTATTAAGAGTAAGGCAGGTAATGATCAAGCGTTTCGTTACGCCCCGATTATCAGCTCGAGAGGCTGTCCATATGATTGTCAATTTTGTTCCCAATTTTGGGGGAAAAATGTCCGTATGAGGAGCCCTGAGAATATTTTTGCAGAGATGACGAATTTTTACAATGAAAGAAAAATTACTCATTTTACTTTTCTTGATGATTGTTTTAATGTTTCGATCCCGCGCATAAGAAAACTGTGCCAATATATTATTAATGGAAATATGCCTTTTACATGGACCGCGGTTGGGAGGGCGAATTTTATTACAGAAGAATTATTATGCGATATGAAGAAAGCTGGATGTGTGGGGATTGATTTTGGCGTTGAGTCCGGAGATCCCGGAATACTTAATACCATTAATAAAAAGATTTCTATACAAACTATAGAGCAGGCTTTTGCTTTAACGAGGAAATACGGGCTTCGTTCAAAAGCCCTGCTAATGGTGGGTAATCCAGGAGAAACAAAAACGAGTATCAATAATACAATTAAGCTCCTTAAGCATGCTCTACCAGATACTATTGATGTTGCTCCGATTAAAATTTTCCCGAATTCACATTTGCATCGCCTAGCATTAAAACAAGGCTTGATTGCCCAAGACTATTGGTTGACTCATTCTTCTTCCCCTTATTATACGGCGGAGTATACGGCTGACCAATTGCGCTATCTTAGGCTTAAAGTTATTTTAGGTTATTACCTTGCTAAAAAGAATATTTCTATGGCAATAAAATTATCATTGTTGATATTGGGAGTAAGTTTTATCATTTCTACGGGCAAATCTATTGACTCAATACGAGATGTGTTGCTTAAGATTCCTTGCATCGGTTTTATTTTAAGGAAATTCAAAACTGTTTAA
- a CDS encoding DUF4330 domain-containing protein, with protein MRLIDKNGRLFGKINIIDFLIVVFLVASSLVIILRIQLNQKLGKQSYEAKEAVEITIPVKFIRLSANAAEKLKVGKKEFDNKGTAISEITWLGGTSRYLHTVFFDQENKKRITDALLFERPARVKIRAVIIDKHSYYKGTLIKYDSLLYFNFDKQVYLAVPINEDESMETRLPVLIRFKNVSPEIANNFKNYYEYNEFGKVSGRLIKIASKKISPRTRADKKVGIPLSYDIDVLFELFCTEKNGMFIYNTAPLRIGSIINLTTNLHMTGELIEFIK; from the coding sequence ATGAGGTTAATTGATAAAAACGGTAGATTATTTGGGAAAATAAATATTATAGATTTTCTGATTGTAGTTTTTTTAGTTGCGTCTTCGCTAGTTATAATCTTAAGGATACAACTTAATCAAAAACTGGGGAAGCAATCCTATGAAGCCAAGGAAGCAGTAGAGATTACTATCCCGGTTAAATTTATTAGATTATCAGCTAATGCAGCAGAAAAGTTAAAGGTTGGAAAGAAAGAATTTGATAATAAGGGAACGGCTATTTCTGAAATAACTTGGCTTGGCGGCACCAGTAGGTATCTGCATACGGTTTTCTTTGATCAGGAAAATAAGAAGCGGATAACTGATGCTCTGTTATTCGAAAGGCCAGCGCGTGTAAAAATAAGAGCTGTTATTATTGATAAACATAGCTATTATAAAGGTACTTTAATAAAATATGACTCTTTGCTTTATTTTAATTTTGATAAACAGGTTTATCTTGCAGTCCCTATTAATGAAGATGAATCTATGGAGACTAGATTACCTGTTCTTATTCGTTTTAAGAATGTTTCCCCGGAAATAGCCAATAATTTTAAAAATTACTATGAATATAATGAATTTGGCAAGGTATCAGGTCGTTTGATTAAGATTGCTTCTAAAAAAATATCACCTAGAACTAGAGCGGATAAAAAGGTGGGTATTCCTCTTAGTTATGATATAGATGTTCTTTTTGAATTGTTTTGCACCGAAAAGAATGGAATGTTTATTTATAATACAGCTCCATTGCGTATCGGAAGCATTATTAATTTGACTACAAACCTACACATGACCGGGGAGCTTATTGAATTTATAAAATGA
- a CDS encoding class I SAM-dependent methyltransferase: MSIREKLILSPKIKEIRFIDKDLYNLTKLVYSPLTGLFYRKRYDMITEFLGSNYDAILEIGFGPGIFVPTLAKRCRRLYGVDVHQDISKVSTVLRKSVSNFIPLWGDLRCMPVKNNSFDVIICQSVLEHIEDLKAAFEEMERVIKDDGIIILGFPLKNIVTKSLFALIGYNDSDIHPSSHSDILNHALSSFTLKAQHYYPVWLSDLGLYYTGVFKKKQ, encoded by the coding sequence ATGAGTATTCGCGAAAAGTTAATTCTGTCTCCCAAAATCAAGGAAATCAGATTTATAGATAAAGATTTGTATAATTTGACAAAATTAGTTTATTCGCCGCTTACTGGATTGTTTTACCGTAAAAGATATGATATGATTACGGAGTTTTTAGGGAGTAACTATGATGCGATTCTTGAAATAGGTTTTGGGCCGGGGATTTTTGTTCCTACGCTTGCTAAAAGATGTCGTAGGCTTTATGGTGTTGATGTACATCAGGATATATCAAAAGTGAGTACTGTTTTACGTAAAAGCGTTAGCAATTTTATTCCTTTATGGGGAGATTTAAGGTGCATGCCGGTAAAGAATAATTCTTTTGATGTGATAATTTGTCAAAGCGTACTGGAACACATTGAAGACTTAAAAGCGGCGTTTGAAGAGATGGAACGAGTTATTAAAGATGACGGTATTATAATTTTAGGTTTCCCTTTAAAAAATATTGTAACAAAATCATTGTTTGCTCTTATCGGTTATAATGATTCTGATATTCATCCCTCTAGTCATTCGGATATTTTAAATCATGCTTTAAGTTCCTTTACTCTTAAAGCCCAGCATTATTATCCAGTATGGCTAAGCGATCTGGGTTTATATTACACGGGAGTTTTTAAAAAAAAACAATGA
- a CDS encoding class I SAM-dependent methyltransferase, with amino-acid sequence MDNINCIFCNIPSDIISVEENGYQAKECPKCGLVYISPRPERIALKELYQHDRAHVSARGHFSDIKMPRLHELHHLKIIKKFKSSGALLEIGPGAGTFLEEAKKKGFNVFAVEPNPLQAKYIENKLNITCQISDICNASFCENTFDIIYHRDVTSHFYDPIASFKKMHSLLKDDGILVFETGFYGSPKYMPLFLNHQFPDHLFTFSEKSIRNLLDKAGFSETVSYVYSSVPMLFFKKLIHPIIDSVKKNKTRGGTSSKLKKIVYKESVNQEYSKFLIILKRWYFRICHFLMYHVGYLSKKSDRPRKILLVARKMVNTK; translated from the coding sequence ATGGATAATATTAACTGTATTTTTTGTAATATTCCTAGTGATATAATTAGTGTTGAAGAAAATGGGTATCAGGCAAAAGAATGCCCTAAATGCGGATTGGTGTATATATCACCACGTCCCGAAAGAATAGCTTTGAAGGAATTATACCAGCACGACCGGGCTCATGTATCTGCGAGAGGCCATTTTTCCGATATTAAAATGCCTCGATTACATGAATTACATCATTTAAAAATAATCAAAAAGTTTAAATCTTCCGGTGCTCTGCTTGAAATTGGCCCTGGGGCAGGCACTTTTCTTGAGGAAGCAAAGAAAAAAGGCTTTAACGTGTTTGCCGTAGAGCCGAATCCTTTGCAAGCCAAGTATATAGAAAATAAATTAAATATTACATGTCAGATAAGCGATATCTGTAATGCTTCTTTTTGTGAAAATACTTTTGACATAATCTATCATAGGGACGTAACAAGTCATTTTTACGATCCTATTGCTTCATTTAAGAAGATGCATAGCTTACTTAAAGATGATGGTATCCTGGTTTTTGAAACAGGATTTTACGGATCTCCTAAATATATGCCTCTTTTTCTAAACCATCAATTTCCCGACCATTTGTTTACTTTTAGTGAAAAGAGTATCCGGAATTTATTGGACAAAGCTGGCTTTTCTGAGACAGTAAGTTATGTTTATTCTTCTGTCCCGATGCTCTTTTTTAAGAAATTGATACATCCAATTATCGATTCTGTTAAGAAAAACAAAACTCGAGGCGGTACTTCTTCTAAATTAAAGAAAATAGTTTATAAAGAGAGCGTAAATCAGGAGTATAGCAAATTCTTAATTATTTTGAAAAGATGGTATTTTAGAATATGCCATTTTTTAATGTACCATGTTGGATATTTAAGCAAAAAGTCCGATAGGCCACGCAAAATATTATTAGTTGCCCGCAAAATGGTGAATACAAAATGA